In Tepidamorphus gemmatus, the following are encoded in one genomic region:
- a CDS encoding (deoxy)nucleoside triphosphate pyrophosphohydrolase: MNASARPLVLVAACALVDVDGRVLITRRPEGKSMAGLWEFPGGKVEPGERPADALIRELAEELGIEVKDACLAPLTFASHDYENFHLLMPLFVCRRWSGDVRPLEGQQIAWVRPVRLGDYPMPPADIPLVPILRDLL; the protein is encoded by the coding sequence ATGAACGCATCTGCCCGCCCCCTCGTGCTGGTGGCCGCCTGCGCGCTCGTGGACGTCGACGGGCGCGTGCTGATCACCCGCCGTCCCGAGGGCAAGTCCATGGCGGGACTGTGGGAATTTCCCGGCGGCAAGGTAGAGCCGGGCGAGCGCCCGGCCGATGCGCTGATCCGCGAGTTGGCCGAGGAGCTCGGCATCGAGGTTAAGGACGCCTGCCTGGCTCCATTGACGTTTGCGAGTCACGATTACGAAAATTTTCATCTCCTGATGCCATTGTTCGTCTGTCGACGCTGGTCGGGCGATGTAAGACCCCTCGAAGGGCAGCAGATCGCCTGGGTGCGACCGGTCCGGCTCGGCGACTATCCGATGCCCCCGGCAGACATCCCGCTGGTGCCGATCTTGCGCGACTTGCTGTGA
- the ptsP gene encoding phosphoenolpyruvate--protein phosphotransferase, translated as MRGSIGGPRVMLRKLRELMAEPVSAQERLDKIVVTIASNMVAEVCSVYVLRADGSLELFATEGLKREAVHKSSLKLGEGLVGTIAASAEPLNLQNAQQHPAFAYLPETGEEIYHAFLGVPVLRGGQTLGVLVVQNRTHRLYSEEEVEALQTTAMVLAEMIAGGELESLVRPGDNLALKRPHHLTGRSLSEGLGLGHAVLHEPRIEITNLIAEDIHTELGRLEAALDNLRTSVEDLLTRSEMMRAGEHREVLETYRMFAYDRGWAERMREAVMSGLTAEAAVERVQNDTRARMLRQTDPYIRERLHDLDDLANRLLRQLVGWNGLEPAAELPRDAIVIARNMGPAELLDYDRERLRALVLEEGAPTSHVTIVARALGIATVGQVEGILDLVNPGDAIIVDGFSGEVHVRPPADVEQAYVEKVRFRARRQEQYRRLRDVPAVTRDGVSISLLVNAGLLVDLPHVKEAGASGIGLFRTELQFMVASTFPRMRDQLTLYRAVLDAAADLPVTFRSLDVGGDKVLPYLRTAHEENPALGWRAIRMALDRPALLRTQIRALLHAAAGRELRLMFPMITEVGEFDRARELVARERRHLERHGHALPASVRLGAMVEVPALLWQLEELLERVDFLSVGSNDLLQFIFAADRASGLLADRFDALSHAPLRAMRRIVEAADAAAVPVTLCGELAGNPLAAMALVGLGYRSISMAPAAIGPVKAMILALDVGKLQDWLLPALSRPHRSLRAELADFARQHDIPI; from the coding sequence ATGCGGGGATCGATCGGCGGCCCGCGCGTGATGCTCCGCAAGCTCCGCGAGCTGATGGCGGAGCCGGTCAGCGCGCAGGAACGGCTCGACAAGATCGTTGTAACCATCGCCTCCAACATGGTGGCGGAGGTGTGCTCGGTCTATGTGCTGCGGGCGGACGGCTCGCTGGAGCTGTTTGCGACGGAAGGTCTCAAGCGCGAGGCCGTCCACAAGTCGAGCCTGAAGCTTGGCGAGGGTCTGGTCGGCACCATCGCGGCCAGCGCCGAGCCGCTCAACCTCCAGAACGCCCAGCAGCATCCGGCCTTCGCCTATCTGCCCGAGACCGGCGAGGAAATCTATCACGCCTTCCTCGGCGTGCCGGTACTGCGCGGCGGCCAGACGCTGGGCGTGCTGGTGGTGCAGAACCGGACCCACCGGCTCTATTCGGAGGAGGAGGTCGAGGCACTCCAGACGACCGCGATGGTGCTGGCCGAAATGATCGCCGGTGGCGAGCTCGAATCACTCGTTCGACCCGGCGACAACCTGGCCCTGAAGCGCCCCCACCATCTCACCGGGCGGTCGCTGTCCGAGGGTCTGGGGCTTGGACATGCGGTCCTGCACGAACCGCGCATAGAGATCACCAATCTCATCGCCGAGGATATTCATACGGAACTCGGCCGGCTGGAGGCGGCGCTCGACAATCTCAGGACGTCTGTCGAGGATCTGTTGACGCGCAGCGAGATGATGCGCGCCGGCGAGCATCGCGAGGTGCTCGAGACCTACCGCATGTTCGCCTATGACCGCGGATGGGCAGAGCGGATGCGCGAGGCGGTGATGTCCGGCCTGACCGCCGAGGCCGCGGTGGAGCGGGTCCAGAATGACACCCGCGCGCGGATGCTGAGGCAGACCGATCCCTACATCCGCGAACGGCTGCACGACCTGGACGATCTGGCAAACCGGCTGCTGCGCCAGCTCGTCGGCTGGAACGGCCTCGAGCCGGCGGCCGAGCTGCCGCGCGATGCGATCGTCATCGCCCGCAACATGGGGCCGGCGGAGCTGCTCGACTACGACCGCGAGCGGCTGCGCGCGCTGGTGCTGGAGGAGGGGGCGCCGACCAGCCACGTCACCATCGTCGCCCGTGCGCTCGGGATCGCTACCGTCGGGCAGGTGGAGGGCATCCTCGATCTCGTCAACCCCGGCGATGCGATCATTGTCGACGGCTTCTCGGGCGAGGTCCATGTCAGGCCGCCGGCGGACGTGGAGCAGGCCTATGTCGAGAAGGTGCGGTTCCGCGCCCGGCGGCAGGAACAGTATCGCCGGCTCAGGGATGTACCCGCCGTCACCCGCGATGGAGTGTCGATATCGCTGCTGGTCAATGCCGGTCTGCTGGTCGATCTGCCCCACGTCAAGGAAGCGGGCGCCAGCGGCATCGGCCTGTTCCGCACCGAATTGCAGTTCATGGTCGCCTCGACCTTTCCGCGGATGCGCGATCAGCTGACGCTGTACAGGGCGGTGCTCGACGCGGCCGCAGATCTGCCGGTCACCTTTCGTTCGCTGGACGTGGGCGGGGACAAGGTGCTGCCCTATCTGCGCACGGCGCACGAGGAGAATCCGGCGCTCGGCTGGCGGGCGATCCGCATGGCGCTCGACCGGCCGGCCCTGCTGCGCACGCAGATCCGGGCCCTGCTGCATGCCGCGGCAGGGCGGGAACTGCGCCTGATGTTCCCGATGATCACGGAAGTCGGGGAGTTCGACCGGGCCCGCGAGCTCGTGGCCCGCGAGCGGCGGCATCTGGAGCGGCACGGCCATGCGCTGCCCGCCTCGGTCAGGCTCGGCGCGATGGTCGAGGTGCCGGCGCTTCTGTGGCAGCTCGAGGAACTGCTCGAGCGGGTCGACTTCCTGTCGGTCGGCTCGAACGACCTTCTGCAGTTCATCTTCGCCGCCGACCGGGCGAGCGGGCTGCTCGCCGACCGCTTCGATGCACTGTCGCACGCGCCGCTCCGGGCAATGCGGCGGATCGTCGAGGCGGCGGACGCCGCCGCTGTGCCGGTGACGCTGTGCGGCGAGCTGGCCGGCAATCCGCTCGCCGCGATGGCGCTGGTCGGACTCGGCTATCGCTCGATCTCGATGGCGCCGGCCGCCATCGGGCCGGTCAAGGCGATGATCCTTGCGCTTGATGTCGGCAAGCTGCAGGACTGGCTGCTGCCGGCCCTGTCGCGGCCGCATCGCAGCCTGCGTGCCGAACTGGCGGACTTTGCCCGTCAGCACGACATTCCGATCTGA
- a CDS encoding aspartate kinase, with protein sequence MSRIVMKFGGTSVADIERIRNVARHVKRECDAGHEVAVVVSAMAGATNQLVAWTREAAAIHDAREYDTVVASGEQVTAGLLAIVLQQMGISARSWLGWQIPIRTDAAHGAARIADIAGHVLLDRLRQGQVAVIAGFQGIGPDNRITTLGRGGSDTSAVAVAAALKADRCDIYTDVDGVYTTDPRVVPRARRLDRIAFEEMLEMASLGAKVLQVRSVELAMVHGVRTFVRSSFDSPDAPQTGPGNLPPGTLICDEDEIVEKQIVTGIAFSKDEAKITLRRVADKPGVAASVFGPLSDANINVDVIVQNVSADGRHTDMTFTVPRADFERAMEVIRSAAAEIGYEEVSGSADVVKVSVIGIGMRSHAGVAAQMFKALAEKGINIQAITTSEIKISILIDAAYTELAVRTLHSLYGLDEG encoded by the coding sequence ATGTCCCGCATCGTCATGAAGTTCGGCGGAACCTCGGTCGCGGACATCGAGCGGATCCGCAACGTTGCGCGCCACGTCAAGCGCGAGTGCGACGCCGGCCACGAGGTCGCCGTGGTGGTTTCGGCGATGGCCGGGGCCACCAACCAGCTCGTCGCCTGGACGCGCGAGGCGGCCGCCATTCACGATGCCCGCGAGTACGACACCGTCGTTGCCTCGGGCGAACAGGTCACGGCCGGGCTGCTGGCGATCGTGCTGCAGCAAATGGGGATCTCCGCCCGCTCGTGGCTCGGCTGGCAGATCCCGATCCGAACCGATGCAGCGCACGGTGCGGCGCGTATCGCCGACATCGCCGGCCATGTCCTGCTCGACCGTCTGCGGCAGGGCCAGGTCGCCGTGATCGCCGGCTTCCAAGGCATCGGCCCGGACAATCGAATCACGACGCTCGGGCGTGGCGGATCGGATACCAGCGCCGTCGCGGTGGCCGCTGCGCTGAAGGCGGACCGCTGCGACATCTATACCGATGTCGACGGCGTCTACACGACCGACCCGCGCGTTGTTCCCCGGGCGCGGCGGCTCGATCGGATCGCCTTCGAGGAGATGCTCGAAATGGCCTCGCTGGGCGCCAAGGTCCTTCAGGTCCGCTCGGTCGAGCTGGCGATGGTGCATGGCGTGCGCACCTTCGTGCGCTCGAGCTTCGATTCGCCTGATGCACCCCAGACCGGACCGGGGAACCTGCCGCCCGGAACCCTCATCTGCGACGAGGACGAGATCGTGGAAAAGCAGATCGTCACCGGAATCGCCTTCTCCAAGGACGAGGCCAAGATCACACTCCGACGCGTCGCCGACAAGCCGGGGGTGGCGGCGAGCGTGTTCGGTCCGCTGTCGGATGCGAACATCAATGTCGACGTCATCGTCCAGAACGTCTCGGCCGACGGCCGTCACACCGACATGACCTTTACCGTGCCGCGTGCGGATTTCGAGCGCGCGATGGAGGTGATCAGGTCGGCCGCCGCCGAGATCGGCTACGAGGAGGTGTCCGGCTCTGCCGACGTCGTAAAGGTTTCGGTGATCGGCATCGGCATGCGCAGCCATGCCGGTGTCGCCGCGCAGATGTTCAAGGCCCTTGCCGAGAAGGGAATCAACATCCAGGCGATCACCACCTCCGAGATCAAGATCTCCATTCTCATCGACGCCGCCTACACGGAGCTTGCGGTACGAACTTTGCATTCGCTATACGGCCTCGATGAAGGTTGA
- the grxC gene encoding glutaredoxin 3, translated as MARVVIYTTPFCPYCHAAKTLLAAKGVSFEEIDVGADPRLRAEMTQRAGGRRTVPQIFIDETHVGGCDDLHALDRQGRLDALLAAA; from the coding sequence ATGGCTCGCGTCGTCATCTACACAACGCCATTCTGTCCGTATTGCCATGCCGCCAAGACTCTTCTGGCCGCCAAGGGTGTGTCCTTCGAGGAGATCGACGTCGGTGCCGACCCCCGGCTGCGCGCGGAAATGACGCAGCGCGCCGGCGGCCGCAGGACGGTGCCGCAGATCTTCATCGACGAGACCCATGTCGGCGGCTGCGATGATCTGCATGCGCTCGACCGGCAGGGCCGGCTCGACGCGCTGCTGGCGGCAGCCTGA
- a CDS encoding DUF1178 family protein, which translates to MIRYALTCDGDHAFEGWFRDSAAFDRQKDAGEVACPVCGSVAVEKQLMAPAVATRRAEATVPLAAAHPAMTDPKLAELVEAIRRLKRHIAENSEYVGDRFPEEARRMHYEEAEARAIHGEASLEEARALLEEGIPVLPLPTLPEERN; encoded by the coding sequence ATGATCCGCTATGCCCTGACCTGCGACGGGGATCACGCCTTCGAGGGATGGTTCCGCGACAGCGCCGCCTTCGATCGGCAGAAGGATGCGGGGGAAGTCGCCTGTCCGGTCTGCGGCTCCGTGGCAGTCGAGAAGCAGCTGATGGCGCCGGCAGTGGCGACACGCCGCGCCGAGGCGACGGTGCCGCTCGCCGCCGCGCATCCCGCAATGACCGACCCGAAGCTTGCCGAGCTGGTCGAGGCCATTCGGCGCCTCAAGCGGCACATTGCCGAGAACTCGGAGTATGTCGGCGACCGGTTCCCCGAGGAAGCGCGCCGGATGCATTACGAGGAGGCGGAAGCGCGTGCCATCCATGGCGAGGCAAGTCTCGAGGAGGCGCGCGCCCTGTTGGAGGAGGGGATCCCGGTGCTGCCGCTGCCGACCCTGCCGGAGGAGCGCAACTAG
- the prmC gene encoding peptide chain release factor N(5)-glutamine methyltransferase, translating into MRSGAPATLEDLIRDASRRLAEAGLDTARLDARVLAAAATGLDRAGLIAEGSNPADPGIAARLGAMVERRMLGEPVARIVGHKEFWSLDFLLGPESLVPRPDSETLVAAVLEEIDVGPGRSAPLRIVDLGTGSGCLLVALLTELPSAFGIGVDISEATLRIACQNAHRHGVAARAGFVCGRWSEPIAGGIDILLSNPPYIPTGEIGGLAPEVARHDPLAALDGGPDGLRAYRQILADCRRVVVAGGRVALEVGRGQADEVSKLAGAEGLRVLRIAADLATVGRVVVAEVP; encoded by the coding sequence GTGAGGTCCGGCGCGCCAGCGACGCTCGAGGACCTGATCCGGGATGCTTCGCGGCGTCTGGCCGAGGCGGGGCTCGATACGGCGAGGCTGGATGCGCGAGTCCTCGCGGCCGCCGCGACCGGACTCGACCGGGCCGGGCTCATCGCCGAGGGTAGCAATCCCGCCGATCCAGGCATTGCGGCGCGGCTCGGCGCGATGGTCGAACGGCGCATGCTTGGCGAACCGGTCGCCCGGATCGTCGGCCACAAGGAATTCTGGAGCCTCGACTTCCTGCTGGGCCCGGAATCACTCGTACCGCGCCCGGACAGCGAGACGCTGGTTGCGGCCGTCCTCGAGGAGATCGACGTCGGGCCGGGCCGGTCGGCGCCGCTGCGGATCGTGGATCTCGGCACCGGCTCGGGCTGCCTGCTCGTCGCCCTGCTGACCGAGCTGCCCTCGGCCTTCGGCATTGGCGTCGACATCAGCGAGGCGACGCTGCGCATCGCCTGTCAGAACGCGCACAGGCACGGTGTCGCCGCGCGGGCAGGCTTCGTCTGCGGGCGCTGGTCAGAGCCGATCGCCGGCGGCATCGATATCCTGCTGTCCAATCCGCCATACATCCCGACCGGTGAAATCGGCGGACTGGCACCGGAGGTGGCTCGGCACGATCCACTTGCGGCGCTTGATGGTGGCCCGGATGGCCTGCGCGCCTACCGGCAGATCCTTGCCGATTGCCGGCGGGTTGTGGTGGCCGGCGGGCGGGTCGCGCTCGAGGTCGGCAGGGGCCAGGCGGACGAGGTCTCGAAGCTCGCCGGCGCAGAGGGGCTCCGCGTGCTGAGGATTGCGGCCGATCTGGCGACCGTCGGCCGTGTCGTCGTCGCCGAAGTGCCCTGA
- the ubiG gene encoding bifunctional 2-polyprenyl-6-hydroxyphenol methylase/3-demethylubiquinol 3-O-methyltransferase UbiG → MARRQSREPAAPASTVDDDEVARFAALAEEWWDPDGRMAVLHRFNPVRLDYIRDHLATQFDRDPRRTDSLSGLRLLDIGCGGGLLCEPLARLGAEVVGVDPSERNIATARIHAEAQGLAIDYRATTAESLAAAGERFDAVLAMEVVEHVADVEAFLKACGTMVRPGGLFFLATINRTLKAFALAIVGAEYVLNWLPRGTHQWNRFLTPDEIEDGLAAAGLRVLDLTGVVYAPLSGEWRRSRDTDVNYMLVSQKPERR, encoded by the coding sequence ATGGCCAGACGTCAATCCCGTGAGCCGGCCGCACCGGCATCCACCGTCGACGACGACGAGGTGGCGCGATTCGCCGCGCTCGCCGAGGAATGGTGGGACCCGGATGGCAGGATGGCGGTGCTGCACCGCTTCAATCCGGTGCGCCTCGACTATATCCGCGACCATCTCGCGACGCAGTTCGATCGCGATCCGCGCCGCACCGACAGCCTCTCCGGCCTGCGCCTGCTCGACATCGGCTGCGGCGGCGGGCTGCTGTGCGAACCCCTGGCCCGCCTGGGCGCCGAGGTCGTCGGCGTCGATCCCTCCGAGCGAAACATCGCCACCGCCCGCATCCACGCCGAAGCCCAGGGTCTGGCGATCGACTATCGCGCCACGACGGCGGAGAGCCTCGCAGCCGCCGGCGAGCGGTTCGACGCGGTACTGGCCATGGAGGTGGTCGAGCACGTCGCCGATGTCGAGGCCTTCCTGAAGGCCTGCGGCACGATGGTCCGTCCGGGCGGGTTGTTCTTTCTCGCCACCATCAACCGGACCCTGAAGGCCTTCGCACTGGCCATCGTCGGGGCGGAATACGTGCTGAACTGGCTGCCGCGCGGCACCCATCAGTGGAACAGATTCCTGACGCCGGACGAGATCGAGGACGGCCTCGCGGCGGCCGGCCTGCGGGTATTGGATCTGACCGGCGTCGTCTATGCGCCCCTGTCGGGCGAATGGCGCCGGTCGCGCGATACCGACGTCAACTACATGCTGGTATCGCAGAAGCCCGAGCGCCGCTGA
- the argJ gene encoding bifunctional glutamate N-acetyltransferase/amino-acid acetyltransferase ArgJ — protein sequence MGKAQEVSPLAPARLPDLPPVEGVRLAAAEAGIRYKGRRDVMLALFSEGTTVAGVFTRSRCPSAPVEWCRARLGGGIARALVVNSGNANAFTGMRGRAAVEATARAAAEAAGCRPEEVFLASTGVIGEPLDPTPFERVLKHLAAEAVPDGFADASAAIMTTDTFPKRASATIELDGVAVTINAIAKGAGMIAPDMATMLSFVFTDAPITAPVLQAVLAEAVETTFNCTTVDGDTSTSDTLLAFATGKAAARGLAPMREVTDPRVTRFRNVLTSLLAELAQLVARDGEGATKFITVEVTGAESDASARRIGLSIANSPLVKTAIAGEDANWGRVVMAVGKAGEPADRDRLSIWFGDIRVAADGERDPAYDEAAVSAYMKAREIGIRVDLGLGRGRARVWTCDLTHGYISVNADYRS from the coding sequence AGGTTTCGCCGCTGGCGCCGGCAAGGCTGCCGGATCTGCCGCCGGTCGAGGGGGTCAGGCTTGCCGCGGCGGAGGCCGGCATCCGTTACAAGGGGCGCCGCGACGTGATGCTGGCGCTGTTCAGCGAGGGAACGACGGTCGCCGGCGTGTTCACCCGTTCGCGCTGCCCGTCGGCGCCGGTGGAATGGTGCCGGGCGCGGCTCGGCGGCGGCATCGCCCGCGCCCTGGTGGTCAATTCCGGCAACGCCAACGCGTTTACCGGCATGCGCGGGCGCGCAGCAGTCGAGGCGACGGCGCGGGCGGCCGCGGAGGCCGCCGGCTGCCGCCCCGAGGAGGTCTTTCTTGCCTCGACCGGCGTGATCGGCGAGCCTCTCGATCCGACACCGTTCGAGCGGGTGCTGAAGCACCTGGCGGCCGAAGCCGTTCCGGACGGCTTCGCCGATGCCTCGGCGGCGATCATGACCACGGACACCTTTCCGAAGCGTGCCAGCGCCACGATCGAGCTCGACGGCGTAGCGGTGACGATCAACGCCATCGCGAAGGGTGCCGGCATGATCGCGCCCGACATGGCGACGATGCTGAGCTTCGTGTTCACCGATGCGCCGATCACCGCGCCGGTGCTTCAGGCGGTGCTGGCCGAGGCGGTCGAGACGACCTTCAACTGCACGACCGTCGACGGCGACACCTCGACCAGCGACACGTTGCTTGCCTTCGCCACCGGCAAGGCCGCCGCGCGGGGGCTTGCACCGATGCGCGAGGTGACCGACCCGCGGGTGACGCGCTTCCGCAACGTGCTGACGTCGCTGCTGGCCGAGCTGGCGCAGCTGGTCGCTCGCGACGGCGAGGGCGCGACCAAGTTCATCACCGTCGAGGTGACCGGCGCAGAGAGCGACGCCTCGGCCAGACGGATCGGCCTGTCGATTGCCAATTCGCCGCTGGTCAAGACTGCGATCGCGGGCGAGGACGCGAACTGGGGCCGCGTGGTCATGGCGGTCGGCAAGGCGGGCGAACCGGCCGACCGTGACCGGCTGTCGATCTGGTTCGGCGACATTCGTGTCGCCGCCGACGGCGAACGCGACCCGGCCTATGACGAGGCCGCGGTATCCGCCTACATGAAGGCCCGCGAGATCGGCATCCGGGTCGATCTCGGCCTCGGCCGCGGGCGGGCGCGGGTGTGGACCTGCGATCTGACGCACGGCTACATTTCGGTTAACGCCGACTACCGGAGTTGA
- a CDS encoding ComF family protein, translated as MTAVAARPAMRSVGQRLGRLARALVDLLLPPRCPACQGAVVATGLCAVCWARTQFIAAPLCERLGTPFAYDAGPGIISPAAIADPPAYGRARAVARYEGPARSLVHALKYRDRLEIAALMARLMARSGAELIADCDVIVPVPLHRRRLFARRFNQSALLAAALARHAGRDYEACALLRIRPTRQQVGLSARQRRRNVAGAFRVAPAARPMIEGRHVLLVDDVLTTGATVDACAKTCLRAGAASVDVLVFARVVAQT; from the coding sequence ATGACGGCTGTTGCTGCAAGGCCGGCCATGCGCAGCGTCGGGCAGCGCCTCGGCCGTCTCGCCCGCGCCCTGGTCGACCTGCTGCTGCCGCCGCGCTGTCCCGCCTGCCAGGGTGCCGTGGTCGCGACCGGGCTGTGCGCCGTGTGCTGGGCGCGCACGCAGTTCATCGCAGCCCCGCTGTGCGAGCGGCTTGGCACGCCGTTCGCCTATGATGCTGGCCCCGGAATCATCAGCCCGGCCGCGATCGCCGATCCGCCCGCCTACGGCCGCGCGCGCGCCGTTGCCCGCTACGAAGGGCCGGCGCGGTCGCTGGTGCATGCGCTGAAATACCGCGACCGGCTGGAAATCGCCGCGCTCATGGCGAGGCTGATGGCACGTTCGGGTGCCGAACTGATCGCGGATTGCGACGTGATCGTTCCGGTACCGCTGCACCGCCGACGGCTGTTCGCGCGCCGCTTCAACCAGTCGGCGCTGCTGGCGGCAGCGCTGGCGCGGCACGCGGGGCGCGACTACGAGGCCTGCGCGCTGCTGCGCATCAGGCCCACCCGCCAGCAGGTCGGCCTCAGCGCGCGGCAGCGGCGGCGGAACGTGGCCGGCGCGTTTCGCGTTGCACCAGCGGCCCGTCCCATGATCGAGGGCCGTCACGTACTGCTCGTCGACGACGTGCTCACCACCGGGGCCACCGTCGATGCCTGCGCGAAGACATGTCTGCGGGCCGGCGCGGCCAGCGTCGATGTGCTGGTCTTCGCCAGGGTTGTGGCGCAGACCTGA
- a CDS encoding methyltransferase domain-containing protein translates to MSDDTPDLRRVFDRALIARRRGRAASTLPDADFLLTEATQAIAERLAVVLRDFPRAVCLGAQDGRLARALADDRRIGTVISTESCPAMLAGLPHPRLAADEEILPFAAASLDLVVAPLSLHWVNDLPGTLAQIRRALRPDGLFLAVLFGGGTLRELRGSLLQAEADLVGGASLRIDPFLDVRDAGGLLQRAGFALPVADTEILTVRYADPLRLLADLRAMGWTNALAGRSRRPLRRDVLAHALEIYAERHHDPDGRIRASFEFVHLSGWAPHESQQQPLRPGTARMRLAEALGTREQPAGDKAGGADR, encoded by the coding sequence TTGAGCGACGACACCCCCGACTTGCGGCGCGTCTTCGACCGCGCCCTCATCGCCCGACGGCGTGGGCGCGCCGCCTCGACGCTGCCGGATGCGGATTTCCTGCTCACCGAGGCGACACAGGCGATCGCCGAGCGGCTGGCGGTGGTGCTGCGCGACTTCCCGCGCGCCGTCTGTCTCGGCGCGCAGGATGGCCGCCTGGCGCGCGCGCTGGCGGACGACCGCCGGATCGGCACGGTGATCTCGACCGAGAGCTGCCCGGCCATGTTGGCGGGCCTTCCCCATCCCCGCCTCGCGGCGGACGAGGAAATCCTTCCGTTCGCGGCGGCAAGTCTCGACCTGGTGGTCGCGCCGCTCTCGCTCCACTGGGTCAACGACCTGCCCGGCACGCTGGCCCAGATCCGGCGGGCGCTGAGGCCCGACGGGCTGTTTCTCGCCGTCCTGTTCGGCGGCGGGACGCTGCGCGAACTGCGCGGTAGTCTGCTCCAGGCGGAGGCCGATCTGGTCGGTGGCGCCAGTCTGCGCATCGACCCGTTCCTGGACGTCCGCGACGCGGGCGGACTGCTGCAACGCGCCGGCTTTGCTCTCCCGGTTGCCGATACCGAGATTCTGACCGTCCGTTATGCCGATCCGCTGCGGCTGCTCGCAGACCTCAGGGCAATGGGCTGGACCAACGCGCTCGCCGGCCGCAGCCGGCGGCCCCTGCGCCGCGACGTGCTGGCGCATGCCCTCGAGATCTATGCCGAGCGCCACCACGACCCGGATGGTCGCATCAGGGCGAGCTTCGAGTTCGTGCACCTGTCTGGTTGGGCGCCGCACGAAAGCCAGCAGCAACCGCTGCGTCCGGGCACGGCGCGGATGCGCCTTGCCGAGGCGCTGGGCACCCGTGAACAGCCGGCGGGAGACAAGGCCGGCGGCGCCGACCGTTAG
- the prfA gene encoding peptide chain release factor 1, with product MAMITDAKLQSLVDRLDEIEHAMSASPDADAFVRLSREHADLGPVAAKARELLALRAEARGLAELRDDPAGDREMAGLAAAELEAIEARIEAAERDLQVLLLPRDVADEKGAILEIRAGTGGEEAALFAGDLFRMYQRYADLQGWKVNVISESPSDLGGYREIIAEVSGRGVFARLKFESGVHRVQRVPETEASGRIHTSAATVAVLPEAEEVDVELDEADLKIDVYRASGAGGQHVNTTDSAVRITHLPTGLVVAVQDERSQHKNKAKAMKLLRARLYEAERERLDTARAADRKGQVGSGDRSERIRTYNFPQGRVTDHRINLTLYKLDKVILGEALDEVISALITEDQARRLAAQEGVAEARA from the coding sequence GTGGCCATGATTACCGACGCAAAACTTCAGTCTCTGGTCGACAGGCTTGACGAGATCGAGCATGCCATGTCGGCCTCGCCCGATGCCGACGCGTTCGTGCGGTTGTCGCGCGAGCACGCCGATCTCGGCCCGGTGGCGGCCAAGGCGCGCGAGTTGCTGGCGCTGCGGGCGGAAGCGCGCGGGCTGGCGGAGCTGCGCGACGATCCGGCCGGTGACCGCGAGATGGCCGGTCTCGCCGCAGCCGAGCTGGAGGCGATCGAGGCCCGCATCGAGGCGGCCGAACGCGACCTGCAGGTGCTGCTGCTGCCGCGCGACGTCGCCGACGAGAAGGGTGCGATCCTCGAAATCCGCGCCGGTACCGGCGGTGAGGAGGCGGCACTGTTTGCCGGCGACCTGTTCCGCATGTATCAGCGCTATGCCGACTTGCAGGGCTGGAAGGTCAACGTGATCTCCGAAAGCCCCTCCGATCTCGGCGGCTACCGGGAAATCATCGCGGAGGTGAGCGGGCGTGGCGTGTTCGCCCGGCTGAAGTTCGAGTCCGGAGTCCACCGTGTGCAGCGGGTACCCGAGACCGAAGCCTCGGGACGCATCCACACCTCGGCGGCGACCGTCGCGGTGCTGCCGGAGGCCGAGGAGGTCGATGTCGAGCTCGACGAGGCCGACCTGAAGATCGACGTCTATCGCGCCTCCGGCGCCGGCGGCCAGCATGTCAACACCACCGACAGTGCCGTCAGGATCACCCACCTGCCGACCGGGCTCGTCGTGGCCGTCCAGGACGAGCGCTCGCAGCACAAGAACAAGGCCAAGGCGATGAAGCTTCTGCGCGCGCGCCTCTACGAGGCGGAACGCGAGCGGCTCGATACCGCCCGCGCCGCCGACCGCAAGGGACAGGTCGGTTCCGGCGACCGCTCGGAGCGGATTCGCACCTACAACTTTCCCCAGGGGCGGGTCACCGATCACCGCATCAACCTGACTCTCTACAAGCTCGACAAGGTGATTCTCGGCGAGGCGCTCGACGAGGTCATCTCCGCGCTCATTACCGAGGACCAGGCCCGCCGGCTCGCCGCGCAGGAGGGCGTCGCCGAGGCGCGGGCGTGA
- a CDS encoding Flp family type IVb pilin — MTYWRVAQRARAFLSDNSGATAIEYALIAGSISILIVTLALQTGETVQDKFQAVVDGFSGLN, encoded by the coding sequence ATGACCTATTGGCGAGTTGCGCAGCGCGCGCGGGCTTTCCTGAGCGACAACAGCGGTGCGACCGCGATCGAATATGCCCTGATCGCAGGAAGCATCTCGATCCTGATCGTGACGCTGGCCCTGCAGACCGGCGAGACCGTGCAGGACAAGTTCCAGGCCGTGGTCGACGGCTTCAGCGGCCTGAACTAA